A window of the Polypterus senegalus isolate Bchr_013 chromosome 4, ASM1683550v1, whole genome shotgun sequence genome harbors these coding sequences:
- the LOC120528200 gene encoding gastrula zinc finger protein XlCGF26.1-like — protein MASDTEDGVDPRLACIKQEDCDGGAPEEWGVKVESCEERISLSNEEESKGGTGEVKGEDLDDFSVEERAHEKILRQGVCADAHSGARPWSTHSGWLATQQNPTELKSEVCESEEEIDEGNGKEEELRSSRSVRTNLLENCSFAPSSFAQMPPWCKQYKTKMQKSTRGSENLTAAFLECSSLTAEQTKREAVNTEQQVVSNSDKEALHDDRECGETSKTQSDCKDGSVQTIQKLSGCSEHVELFSHGKSLSGHERAHNGEIPLCRPECGKQLLVNSVFLKQTRVCTGDKSFSCAECGKRFFQKRSLQNHTKMHSGKKPYCCYECGKGFSFLSNFHNHLRIHSGEKAYHCSECGKQFIQESSLRRHMKIHTGVKPHCCSQCGKRFSQTSHLQRHTRIHTGEKPYSCSDCGKCFPDNQSLNRHMRIHTGEKPHCCQKCGKRFSLLGDFRTHSRIHTGEKPYSCSECGKQFINSSQLQRHSRIHTGEKPYCCSECGKQFIDSSHLQNHTRVHTGEKPYNCSECGKQFSESSALQRHTRIHTGEKPYSCSECGKQFSDCSALQSHTRVHTGEKPYCCSECGKRFSGHSAFRQHKRIHTGEKPYCCPECGKRYSQKRSLNSHSNIHAREKKTRIAVEVAVE, from the exons ATGGCCTCCGACACAGAGGATGGCGTGGATCCACGACTGGCTTGCATTAAACAAGAGGATTGTGACGGGGGTGCCCCAGAGGAATGGGGAGTGAAAGTGGAGTCGTGCGAAGAAAGAATTTCGCTGTCGAACGAGGAGGAGTCCAAGGGGGGGACTGGTGAAGTGAAAGGGGAGGATCTGGACGATTTTTCAGTGGAAGAGCGTGCACACGAGAAGATTTTAAGGCAGGGTGTCTGCGCAGACGCCCATTCCGGTGCACGGCCCTGGTCCACTCATTCGGGATGGCTGGCTACCCAGCAGAATCCCACAGAGCTGAAGTCTGAAGTATGCGAGTCTGAAGAGGAAATCGATGAAGGAAACGGGAAAGAAGAAGAGCTGCGGTCATCTAGGAGTGTTAGAACAA ATTTACTTGAGAACTGCAGCTTCGCCCCATCTTCTTTTGCTCAGATGCCCCCTTGGTGCAAACAGTACAAGACGAAGATGCAGAAATCAACAAGAGGATCAGAGAATTTGACAGCAGCCTTTCTTGAGTGCAGTTCTCTTACTGCTGAGCAAACAAAGAGAGAAGCCGTGAACACCGAACAGCAAGTGGTGAGTAACTCGGATAAAGAGGCTTTACATGATGACcgagagtgtggagaaacttctAAAACCCAATCTGACTGTAAAGATGGGTCAGTCCAAACAATTCAGAAGCTATCTGGCTGTTCTGAACATGTTGAACTATTTTCACACGGCAAAAGTCTTTCTGGACATGAAAGGGCTCACAATGGAGAAATCCCCCTTTGCCGGCCGGAGTGTGGTAAACAACTACTCGTTAACAGTGTTTTTCTGAAGCAAACACGTGTTTGTACTGGAGATAAGTCATTCAGCTGTGCCgaatgtggcaaaagattctTTCAGAAGAGGAGTCTTCAAAATCATACAAAAatgcacagtgggaaaaagccgTATTGTTGTTATGAATGTGGTAAAGGATTCTCATTTCTAAGTAATTTTCATAACCACTTAAGAATTCACAGTGGAGAGAAGGCTTATCATTGtagtgaatgtggcaaacagttcatACAAGAAAGCAGCCTACGAAGGCATATGAAAATTCACACTGGAGTGAAACCCCACTGTTGTTCAcagtgtggcaaacgattctcacaaACAAGTCATCTCCAGAGACACACGCGGATTCACACCGGAGAAAAACCGTACAGCTGTTCTGATTGTGGCAAATGTTTCCCAGACAACCAGAGTCTTAACAGGCAtatgagaattcacactggagagaaaccccaTTGCTGTCAAAAATGTGGGAAACGGTTCTCACTATTGGGTGATTTCCGGACCCACTcgagaatccacactggagaaaaaccttattcctgttctgaatgtgggaagcaATTCATTAACAGTAGTCAGCTTCAGAGGCACTcacgaattcacactggagaaaagccatattgctgttcagaatgtggcaaacaattcattGACAGCAGCCATCTTCAGAACCACACAAGagtccacactggagaaaaaccatataactgttcagaatgtggcaagcAATTCTCTGAAAGTAGTGCTCTTCAGAGGCACACACGAATCCATACTGGGGAAAAGCCGTAcagctgttcagaatgtggcaaacaattctcggACTGTAGCGCTCTTCAGAGCCACACAAGagtccacactggagaaaaaccctattgctgttctgagtgtggcaaacgattctctggCCATAGTGCTTTTCGGCAGCACAAACGAATTCATACTggggagaagccgtattgctgtcctgaatgtggtaaAAGGTATTCACAAAAAAGAAGCCTTAACAGCCACTCAAACATTCacgctagagaaaaaaaaacaagaattgcaGTTGAGGTAGCTGTGGAATAA